One window of Grus americana isolate bGruAme1 chromosome 18, bGruAme1.mat, whole genome shotgun sequence genomic DNA carries:
- the LOC129214549 gene encoding myosin-4-like isoform X5 produces MSTDAEMAIFGEAAPYLRKSEKERIEAQNRPFDAKAACFVVDDKQMFVKGTIQTREGSNVTVKTSDNTTVTVKDDEVFPMNPPKFDKIEDMAMMTHLHEPAVLYNLKERYAAWMIYTYSGLFCVTVNPYKWLPVYNPEVVSAYRGKKRQEAPPHIFSISDNAYQFMLTDHNNQSILITGESGAGKTVNTKRVIQYFATIAVTGEKKKDQQPSKLQGTLEDQIISANPLLEAFGNAKTVRNDNSSRFGKFIRIHFGTTGKLASADIETYLLEKSRVTFQLPSERSYHVFYQIMSNKKPELIDLLLISTNPYDFLYVSQGEITVASIDDSEELLATDSAMDILGFSPDEKVGMYKLTGAVMHYGNMKFKQKQREEQAEPDGTEVADKAAYLMGLNSADLLKALCYPRVKVGNEYVTKGQNVQQVYNSVGALSKSVYEKMFLWMVARINQQLDTRQPRQYFIGVLDIAGFEIFDFNSLEQLCINFTNEKLQQFFNHHMFVLEQEEYKKEGIEWEFIDFGMDLAACIELIEKPMGIFSILEEECMFPKATDTSFKNKLYDQHLGKSSNFQKPKPAKGKAEAHFSLVHYAGTVDYNISGWLDKNKDPLNETVVGLYQKSSLKLLSFLFSNYAGTETGKGKGESGGGKKGAKKKGGSFQTVSAVFRDNLNKLMTNLRSTHPHFVRCLIPNETKTPGEMDHHLVMHQLRCNGVLEGIRICRKGFPSRILYADFKQRYKILNASAIPEGQFIDSKKASEKLLSSIDVDHNQYRYGHTKVFFKAGLLGRLEEMRDEKLVSLITDTQAMCRGYLMRTEFKKMNERRESIYIIQYNVRAFMNVKHWPWMKLFFKIKPLLKSAESEKEMANMKEEFEKTKEELAKSEAKRKELEEKMVALLQEKNDLQLQVQAESENLADAEERCEGLIKSKIQLEAKIKELSERMEDEEEINAELTAKKRKLEDECSELKKDIDDLELTLAKVEKEKHATENKVKNLTEEMAALDENISKLTKEKKALQEAHQQTLDDLQVEEDKVSTLTKTKTKLEHQVDDLEGSLEQEKKLRMDLERAKRKLEGDLKLAHESIMDLENDKQQMDDRLKKKDFEISQLQSKIEDEQAQSSQLQKKIKELQAQIEELEEETEAERAIHAKTEKQRADLSRELEEISEHLEEAGGATAAQMEMNKKREAEFQKMRRDLEEAMLQHEATAAALRKKHADSTAELGEQIDNLQRVKQKLEKEKSELKMEIDDLASNMESVSKAKSNLEKMCRALEDQCSEVRTKDDEHMRLINELNTQKTRLQTENGELTRQLEEKESLISQLTRGKQAFTQQSEDLKRQLEEETKAKNALVHALQSARHDCDLLREQYEEEQEAKGELQRALSKANSEVAQWRTKYETDAIQRTEELEEAKKKLAQRLQDSEEQIDTLNSKCASLEKTKQRLQGEVDDLMIDMERSNAACAAFDKKQRNFDKVLAEWKQKYQESQAELEAAQKESRSLSIETFRIKNAYEEMLDQAETVRWENKNLQQEISDLTEQIAESGKVNHELEKAKKQVEQEKCELQGALEEAEGSLEHEEGKILHVQLELNQVKSDVDRRSAEKDEEMQQLKRNHQRVLESMQTTLDAEIRSRNDALRLKKKMEGDLNDMEIQLSHANYHVAETQKHLKAAQGQLKDSQVHLDNALRENDDLKEQLAMVERRNNLMTKEMEEMRAAMEQTERARKASEQELTDASQRVQLLHSQNTTLLNTKKRLEVDVTHLQTEVEDSIQEARNAEEKAKKAITDAAIMAEELKKEQDTSTHLERMKKNLEQTVKDLQHRLDEAEQLALKGGKKQLQKLEARIKELENELDAEQKRGRESLKGVRKYERRLKELTYQSEEDKKNILRLQDLVDKLQLKVKAYKKQAEEAEEQANINLSRCHKTQHELEEAEERADIAECQVNKLRARSRDTGGQVSWRAAEKDPPHAASATQISAQTPGSHSCIPPAPALECPHKGRPEIGT; encoded by the exons ATGAGTACAGATGCAGAGATGGCAATCTTCGGAGAAGCTGCTCCCTATTTACGGAAATCTGAGAAGGAGAGAATTGAAGCCCAGAATCGCCCATTTGACGCTAAGGCAGCCTGTTTTGTAGTGGATGACAAGCAAATGTTTGTGAAAGGTACCATACAGACTAGAGAAGGTAGCAACGTCACAGTAAAAACATCTGATAATACA ACTGTGACTGTAAAGGATGATGAAGTCTTTCCTATGAATCCTCCCAAATTTGATAAAATCGAGGAcatggccatgatgacccaCCTCCACGAACCCGCTGTGCTGTACAACCTCAAAGAGCGTTATGCAGCCTGGATGATCTAT ACCTACTCGGGTCTCTTCTGCGTCACTGTCAACCCCTACAAGTGGCTGCCGGTGTACAACCCAGAGGTGGTGTCGGCCTACCGAGGCAAGAAGCGCCAGGAGGCCCCTCCACACATCTTCTCCATCTCTGACAACGCCTATCAGTTCATGCTGACTG ATCATAACAATCAGTCAATCCTTATCAC TGGAGAATCCGGTGCAGGGAAGACTGTGAACACAAAGCGTGTCATCCAGTACTTTGCAACAATTGCAGTCACtggtgagaaaaagaaagaccaaCAGCCCAGCAAATTGCAG GGAACTCTGGAGGACCAGATCATCAGCGCCAACCCACTGCTGGAGGCCTTTGGCAATGCCAAGACTGTGAGGAATGACAACTCCTCACGATTT GGAAAATTCATCCGGATTCACTTTGGAACAACTGGCAAGCTGGCCTCTGCGGATATCGAGACCT ATCTCTTGGAGAAATCCAGAGTGACTTTCCAGCTGCCCAGTGAAAGGAGCTATCATGTTTTTTACCAGATAATGTCCAACAAGAAGCCGGAGCTCATTG ATCTCCTCCTTATCTCCACCAACCCCTACGACTTCCTATATGTGAGCCAAGGAGAAATCACTGTTGCCAGCATTGACGACAGTGAGGAGCTCCTGGCGACGGAC AGCGCCATGGACATCCTGGGCTTCAGCCCCGATGAGAAGGTGGGGATGTACAAGCTGACGGGAGCTGTCATGCACTACGGGAACATGAAGTTCAAGCAGAAGCAGCGGGAGGAGCAGGCGGAGCCGGATGGCACAGAAG TGGCTGACAAAGCTGCCTACCTGATGGGTCTGAATTCTGCTGATTTGCTCAAGGCTTTATGTTATCCCAGGGTGAAAGTCGGGAATGAATATGTAACTAAAGGACAAAATGTCCAACAG GTATACAATTCAGTGGGTGCACTGAGTAAATCAGTCTATGAGAAGATGTTCCTGTGGATGGTTGCTCGAATCAACCAACAGCTGGATACAAGGCAGCCTAGACAGTATTTCATCGGTGTCCTGGACATTGCTGGCTTTGAAATTTTTGAT TTCAacagcctggagcagctgtgCATCAACTTCACCAATGAGAAACTGCAACAGTTCTTCAACCACCACATGTtcgtgctggagcaggaggagtacaaaaaggaaggaattgaATGGGAGTTCATTGACTTTGGGATGGACCTGGCTGCCTGCATTGAGCTCATTGAGAAG CCCATGGGCATCTTCTCCATCCTGGAAGAGGAATGCATGTTCCCCAAGGCAACTGACACCTCTTTCAAGAACAAGCTCTATGACCAGCATCTGGGCAAGTCCAGCAACTTCCAGAAGCCCAAGCCTGCCAAAGGCAAGGCTGAGGCACACTTCTCCTTGGTGCACTATGCTGGCACGGTGGACTACAACATCTCTGGCTGGCTTGACAAGAATAAGGATCCCTTGAATGAAACTGTTGTTGGGCTGTACCAGAAATCATCCTTGAAGCTGttgtccttccttttctctaaCTACGCTGGTACAGAAACAGGTAA gggaaaaggagagag TGGTGGTGGCAAGAAAGGTGCTAAGAAGAAGGGAGGCTCTTTCCAAACGGTGTCCGCTGTGTTCAGG GATAATCTAAACAAGTTGATGACTAACCTGAGAAGCACCCATCCTCACTTTGTGCGTTGCCTGATTCCTAATGAGACCAAGACACCTG gtGAAATGGACCATCACTTGGTGATGCATCAGCTGCGGTGCAATGGGGTTCTAGAAGGCATCCGAATTTGCAGGAAGGGGTTTCCAAGCAGAATCCTTTATGCAGACTTTAAGCAACG GTACAAGATTCTTAATGCCTCAGCCATTCCAGAAGGACAATTCATTGACAGCAAAAAGGCTTCTGAAAAGCTTCTTTCCTCCATTGATGTTGACCACAACCAATACAGATATGGCCACACCAAG GTGTTCTTCAAGGCAGGTCTCCTGGGACGCCTAGAAGAGATGAGAGATGAGAAGCTTGTAAGCCTCATCACTGATACACAAGCTATGTGCAGAGGGTACCTCATGagaactgaatttaaaaagatgAATGAAAGAAG AGAATCCATTTACATCATTCAATACAATGTTAGAGCATTCATGAACGTCAAGCACTGGCCCTGGATGAAGCTGTTCTTCAAGATCAAGCCCTTGCTGAAGAGTGCAGAATCTGAGAAGGAGATGGCCAACATGAAGGAGGAGTTTGAGAAAACCAAGGAAGAGCTTGCAAAGTCTGAGGCAAAGAggaaagagctggaggagaaaatggtggccctgctgcaggagaagaatGACCTGCAGCTCCAAGTGCAGGCT GAGAGTGAAAACCTAGCTGATGCTGAAGAGAGATGTGAAGGACTCATCAAAAGTAAAATCCAGCTGGAAGCCAAAATTAAAGAACTAAGTGAAAGAAtggaggatgaagaggagaTAAATGCTGAACTGACAGCAAAGAAGAGGAAACTTGAAGATGAGTGCTCCGAGCTGAAGAAAGATATTGATGATCTTGAACTGACTCTGGCCAAagtggaaaaagagaagcatgCAACAGAGAATAAG GTTAAGAATCTTACTGAAGAGATGGCAGCTCtggatgaaaatatttccaaactcactaaagagaaaaaggccCTCCAGGAAGCCCACCAGCAGACACTGGATGACTTGCAAGTTGAGGAAGACAAAGTCAGCACACTCACCAAAACCAAGACCAAACTGGAGCATCAAGTAGATGAC CTTGAAGGATCTCTCGAACAAGAGAAGAAGCTGCGAATGGACCTTGAGAGAGCTAAAAGGAAACTTGAAGGAGACCTGAAGCTTGCCCATGAGAGCATAATGGATTTGGAAAATGATAAGCAACAGATGGATGACAGGCTAAAAAA AAAGGATTTTGAAATTAGCCAGTTGCAAAGTAAAATTGAAGATGAGCAGGCTCAAAGTTCtcagctgcaaaagaaaattaaggagCTTCAG GCTCAAATAGAGGAACTGGAGGAAGAAACTGAGGCTGAACGTGCAATCCATGCAAAGACTGAAAAGCAGCGAGCTGACCTCTCCAGGGAGCTAGAGGAGATCAGCGAGCACCtggaagaagcaggaggagcTACCGCAGCTCAGATGGAGATGAACAAGAAGCGTGaggcagaatttcagaagatgCGTCGCGACCTCGAGGAGGCCATGCTGCAGCACGAAGCCACGGCTGCCGCCCTGCGGAAGAAGCACGCggacagcacagctgagctTGGGGAGCAGATCGACAACCTGCAACGAgtgaagcagaagctggagaaggagaagagtgaGCTGAAGATGGAGATTGACGACTTGGCCAGTAACATGGAGTCTGTCTCCAAAGCCAAG AGCAATCTAGAAAAGATGTGCCGAGCTCTCGAAGACCAATGCAGTGAAGTCAGAACCAAAGATGATGAACATATGCGACTAATTAATGAACtgaacacacagaaaacacGTCTGCAGACTGAGAATG GTGAACTCACTCGTCAACTGGAGGAGAAGGAGTCCTTGATTTCTCAGTTGACTCGAGGCAAACAGGCTTTCACTCAGCAGAGTGAAGACCTGAAGAGGCAACTAGAGGAAGAAACTAAG GCCAAGAACGCCCTGGTCCACGCCTTGCAGTCTGCTCGCCACGACTGTGACTTGCTCCGGGAACAAtatgaggaggagcaggaagccAAGGGGGAGCTGCAGCGTGCCCTGTCCAAGGCCAACAGCGAAGTGGCCCAGTGGAGAACCAAATACGAGACGGACGCTATTCAGCGCacggaggagctggaggaggccaa AAAGAAGCTTGCTCAGCGTCTGCAGGATTCAGAGGAGCAGATTGACACTCTCAACTCAAAGTGTGCTTCACTGGAGAAGacaaagcagaggctgcagggggaagTTGATGACCTCATGATTGACATGGAGAGGTCAAATGCAGCCTGTGCAGCATTTGataaaaagcagaggaattTTGACAAG GTCCTGGCTGAATGGAAACAGAAGTACCAGGAGAGTCAGGCTGAGCTGGAAGCTGCCCAGAAGGAGTCTCGCTCTCTTAGCATTGAGACCTTCCGGATTAAGAACGCCTATGAAGAAATGCTTGACCAGGCTGAGACTGTCAGATGGGAGAACAAGAACCTCCAGC AGGAAATTTCTGATCTGACTGAACAGATTGCTGAATCTGGAAAAGTTAATCATGAActggagaaagcaaagaagcAAGTTGAGCAAGAAAAGTGTGAACTTCAAGGAGCATTAGAAGAAGCAGAG GGCTCTTTAGAACatgaagagggaaaaatctTACATGTTCAGCTGGAGCTGAACCAGGTGAAGTCAGATGTTGATAGAAGGAGTGcagagaaagatgaagaaatgcaaCAGCTGAAGAGGAATCACCAGAGGGTATTAGAGTCTATGCAGACCACACTGGATGCTGAGATCAGAAGCAGAAATGATGCTCTGAGGCTGAAAAAGAAGATGGAGGGAGATCTGAATGACATGGAAATACAGCTGAGCCATGCCAACTATCACGTAGCAGAGACACAGAAGCACCTCAAAGCCGCGCAAGGGCAACTCAAG GACTCCCAGGTCCATTTGGACAATGCTTTGAGAGAGAACGATGATCTGAAGGAGCAGCTTGCTATGGTAGAGCGTAGGAACAATCTGATGACAAAAGAAATGGAGGAGATGCGAGCTGCTATGGAGCAGACAGAGCGAGCCCGGAAAGCTTCTGAGCAGGAGCTGACAGATGCCAGTCAGCGAGTACAGCTTCTCCACTCGCAG AACACAACCCTCCTCAACACCAAGAAGAGACTGGAAGTGGACGTTACTCATTTACAGACTGAAGTTGAAGACAGCATTCAGGAAGCCAGAAatgcagaggagaaagcaaagaaagcgATCACAGAT GCAGCCATAATGgcagaagagctgaagaaggagcaggacaccagcacccacctggaGAGGATGAAGAAGAATCTGGAACAGACAGTGAAGGACCTGCAGCACCGTCTGGATGAAGCTGAGCAGCTGGCACTGAAGGGTGGAAAGAAGCAACTCCAGAAACTAGAGGCAAGG ATTAAAGAGTTAGAAAACGAGCTTGATGCTGAGCAGAAACGAGGAAGAGAGTCACTGAAAGGTGTTCGCAAGTATGAGCGAAGGCTGAAGGAGCTCACTTACCAG TCTGAAGAggataagaaaaatattctccGGCTCCAGGACCTGGTGGACAAGCTGCAGTTAAAAGTGAAAGCATACAAGAAACAGGCTGAGGAGGCT GAAGAACAGGCAAACATTAATCTCTCACGATGCCACAAGACCCAGCACGAGCTGGAAGAGGCTGAAGAACGAGCTGATATTGCTGAATGCCAGGTTAACAAGTTGCGAGCCAGAAGTCGTGATACTGGAGGACAGGTGAGTTGGagggctgcagagaaggaccctCCCCATGCAGCAAGTGCCACACAGATCTCTGCCCAAACACCTGGCAGCCACAGCTGTATTCCTCCCGCTCCTGCACTGGAGTGTCCTCATAAAGGAAGACCAGAAATTGGCACTTAG